The window catccctttgaatcagtatttttgtgttctttgggtaaatatgtaatggtgcaattgctggatataGGGTAGTTccgtttttaactttttgaggaacctccatactgttttccagagtggctgcaccagtttgccttcccaccaacaatgtaaaagagttcccctttctccacatcaccTTAATATTTGTGCTGTTGAGCTTTGGTTAAGAAGTCCTTCTTCACTCTAAGATCGCAAAGTTATTCTCTTACACCTTCTATTAACTTTATATTTCATCTTGTGTGTGAAATCCATCCACTTTGGGTGTTGTCTTAGGCGGGAATTCAGATTTGCACTGCTTCATAAAATCAACAGTTTTCCCACCACAAACCTGTAaacaatccattttttttccgTTTGACTTGTGCTCCCACCTTTATCACATATTGGGTTTAGAGTCAGGCAGGGATATTTTCTGAGATACCCAACCAGCGTGATCCATGTATCATGCATATCATACACATCTGTTCCATTGTCacacttttttaaatgatttcgaGTCTATAGTGAGTCTCAATGTGGGGAGGGATATCTCTATCTCTCGTGTACTCTATTTTTAGAAGACCAGTATAGCTTTttgctgactttattttttagaaagaagttTAAGAAAGTTCTTAAATTTAACTTCTTAAATTGTAAATGCAGTTGCACTGAATAAAATTTGGGAAAGAACTGACATAATTGCTCTATTAGCTCATCCCATCCAAGAGAGCACATTGGTTTCCATATTTTCCATGTATCCAGACCATCTTCTGCATATCTATCCGAGGTTAAAATTTCTGTCCTTGGAGATATTACATGTGCTTGGttcattcctagatattttaaaCCAGAGGCTTTCAAAGTGTGATATGAGAATCCCTGGGGCCCTGGAGACCCTTTTGGGGGGCCATCAGGTCCTCACTTTTCCAATGAAGGTGAGGATGTATTTTTGTCATATGCTTCAACTAAAACCACATATTGCCACAGGCTGAATGAAGAAGCAGATACAAGCATCATCTCGTCGCCCAGCCAGCCAGCATTGGACAAATTtgctaaaatgtaaaacaaagccACACCTCTCActaaatgagtttttttaaattctattttattatgttttgttagtcaccatacatcattagtttttgatgtagtgatccatgattcattgttttcgtataacagccagtgctccaggcagtatgtgccctccttaatacccatcactgggctaacccattcccctaccccccttccctctaaaaccctcagtttgtttctccgagtcaatagtctctcatggttcatctctccctccaatttccccctcttcatttttcccttccttctcctaatatcctccatgttattccttatgttccacaaataagtaaaaccatatgataattgactttctctgcttgacttatttcacttagcataatctcctccagtcccatccatgttgatgtaaaagttgggtattcatcctttctgttggctgagtaatattccattgtatatagggaccatgtctttatccattcatctgttgaagggcatctcagctctttccacagtttggctattgcagacattgctactaaatgagtttttttaaatgcagttacTTTTCTAAAATGTTCCTTATATTAACATGAGTTGATTGTTCCTTTAGGTTGTATCAAAGGTTGATTATTGTccttttaaatgtgttaataactaaatgttttcaaagaatctCAGTTTTAATTACTAATATGGTAAGAATGGAGAGTTATAGCTCTCTCAAACAAACGCCCTCTAAGGGACTCAATAGGTTTCTAGTGTAAAAAAATCCTGAGGCCACTATCACTATCGGTAATGTTatcctttgttttccttaaattctATCTTTAACGTGATTATTATAGGTGCAATTCTATGGGAAATACTGTGAGTTTGGGAAGTTGATCTAGTCTTCTGCAACTTGCGTTCTGTCTTTGCTCAAATATGTTCCAccttcattcttttacttttgtaGGTAGATGATCACATCTCTTCCCTTTTGATCCTGATATTCCTTCTTTCTATATCTTTCCTCAAGCACCACTCCTGGCTTTCTGTTCCCTGCtaatgagaagcagagaaagtgaGTAACCTTGGATTTTCCTGATTCTAAAACAATGCACCCCTGCTTCCCCACTTCGTGTACTATTTGCTAGTTTTGCAGCATATATTCTTAGTCAGCTAAGAAAGTCCTAGTCGATTTTATGTTGagaagaagctttttaaaaatctttaacataTGTGCATATATCATTATGCTGTATATCTAAAATAATGCAATGTTATATATCAActatatatcaatttttaaaatcataaataggAATTGAACTTTAGTAATCCAGGACTGCTGCCTAGATTGATATAATtacatgacattttctttttagcttatTCATGTGACTAACCACATGATAGGTTTTCTGATGCTGAACTACGCTTTTCTTTCATGGAGTAAGCCATGTACTTTCATTCCTTTTCTGGTCTCACCAGATGCAGCATCTGTGGCTGGTCAGAACTATAGCATGGTGTCTGAATTCATCCTCGTGGGCTTCTCCAACTTCCCACAGCATCTCTTGCCCGTCTTCTTCCTGCTGTTCCTGCTGATGTACCTGTTCACGCTGCTGGGGAACCTGCTCATCATGGCCACTGTCAGGAGTCAGCGCAGCCTGCACACACCCATGTACCTCTTCCTGTGTGCTTTGTCCATCTCTGAGATCCTCTACACCTTGACCATCACCCCACGCCTGTTGACTGACCTGCTTTCCACCTGCCGCTCCATCACCTTTGTGGCCTGTGCCAGCCAGATGTTCTTCTCCTTCACATTCGGCTTCACCCACTCCTTCTTGCTCACCGTCATGGGCTATGACCGTTACGTGGCCATCAGCCACCCCCTGTGGTACAATGTGCTCATGAGCACCCGCACCTGTGCCCATCTAGTGTTCTGGTCCTGGGCTGGTGGCTCCATCATGGGGATGATGGTGACCCTGATAGTTTTTCACCTCACCTTCTGCGGGTCTAATGAGATCCACCATTTTGGCTGCCATGTCCTTTCCCTCCTAAAGTTGGCCTGTGGGAAGGAGACATCCTCTGTCACCTTGGGTGTGATCCTGGTGTGTGTCACAGCTCTGATGGGCTGTTTATTCCTCATCATCCTCTCCTATGTCTTCATTGTGGCTGCCATACTGAGGATCCCCTCAGCTGAGGGCAGGCACAAGACCTTCTCCACGTGTGTGTCCCACCTCACTGTGGTCATTGTGCACTACAGTTTTGCCTCCATTATCTACCTCAAGCCCAAGGGTCCCCATTCTATGGACAGTAACACTCTGATGGCCACCACCTATACAATCTTCACTCCCTTTCTCAGCCCAATCATTTTCAGCCTCAGGAATAAGGAGCTCAAGAATGCCATaaagaaaagcttccagagaAAATTCAGTCCCCTTAGCTCCTGATGGCCAGTTTGGTCATGAGGAAATATGATAGCAGGGCTGACAATAATACCGACTCTCTCCATAAGACTGTTGTAGGAATTCAGTGTATGAAAATACTGAATAGGTATTGTTGGATGCATCCAAAAGTGTTGGAGCaggctatgtatttttttttccccaatatgtTACCCCCTCTTGCATAGACTCTATCTCTTGTCTTGACCCTGTGTGATGAACTCCGTCCCATTACCTCTGTCTAAATATGTGTTGTCTACCTCTGGATTGGTGGGAGACATCACATGGATATGTCTGGGCATGGATGCTAATGGTTTTTCTTGAATGGACAAGCAAGGGAGGACCTTCCCTCCTCCACCATAATGATAAACAGAAATAAGCATAATAATAGAGACCACCAGCATTGGGGCTTTTCTTATCAGACACTTTGTCCAGTGTTGTATAAGcattatcttttaattataaCATATGCACAAAAGAACATAAACTATTTGTCTCCAAGGAGATGGTTGACTGTTAATAGTTCCTCAATGTCTTTGGAGGGTATAGACCCTAAGGAGGTTTCTATGTTGATCTGAGTTTAGTCAAGTATGTCAGAATGTGaagtggagaaagaaagagacagagaggcagaaacAGACAAAGGGGAGACAGTTCAGTGATTAGGTAAGAACATACAGAATGTTAAAAGTGGGTTGTTATCTGACATCTTACGGAagtccttttccctttcctcccacaTTACCTTCAGTAAACAGCAAATTCTCATTCCTGTGTTTCCTTGAGTCTATCTGGGGGATGTGTTGTAGGCACAGTGTTATGCCAAGATGGCACAAAGAGAGGTCAGGATATGAGTACTCCTAATATGCAGATGAGAAATGTTGGTGGAGGTCATACAACACCTGAATGAAGGAGTCACGTGGAGGTCTGTCTGACTTCCATGCTGGGGTTTGAGAAGCATATATGTGAGGGAGAGGGCTTTCCATTGGTGTAAATTCTTACTCAAAGCTGTGTCCAGATATTTGGGCTGCAGGCAGAAgatgttttataataataaatgtaagaaTGGCTATCACATATGAGTGCCTGCTGCTTGCCAAATGTTGTGGGAAGGGTTTCCTGTGCATTCACTTttctaaatctcaaaataaattattacttttgCACATTTAGATATGACCCACGtctattattattcacatttttgaaatgcaggagaaatcagagagggagacgaaccatgagagactatggacccgggaaacaaactgagggtttcagaggggaggggggtggggcgatggggtaacagggtattgaagagggcacatgttgtgatgagcactgggtgttatatgcatcTAATGAATCATTagttcaaaaactaatgatgtactatacagtggctaactgaacatgataaaaaaaagagaaattccaAAGACTTTAGAAATTGTTGTCATATTCTGAGAAAGTAAACTTTAAAGAGAAACCCATAACTCTGATTCGTCATCCCAATAATTTCTTGCcttagaaataatattaaaattgaaagatTGCTGTTTCTAAacaatataaatacattaaaaattgctCTGTAAGTCAGAGGAGGACCATCagcactttcttcttttccctcatgtatatggcaaaaataaaagccttcaatactgaaaaaaaaaaaaaaaagaatatccaatggaaaaaagacagtctcttcaacaaatggtgctgggaagattggacagctacatgcagaagaatgaaactggaccattctcttacaccaaccacaaaaatagattcaaaatggatgataGACCTAAAGGTGAGATaggaatacatcaaaatcctagagagcataggcagtaacctctgtgACCtgggccgcagcaacttcttgctagacacatcgccaaaggcaagggaagcaagggcaaaaatgaactattgggacttcatcaagataaaaagcttttgcacaacaaaggaaacagtcaacaaaaccaaaaggcaaacaacagaatgggagaagatatttgcaaatgtcttatcagataaagggctagtatccaaaatctataaagaacttatcaaactcaaaacccaaagaacaaagaatccataaaaaatgggcagaagacatgaacagacatttctccaaagaagacatacaaatggccaacagacatactaaaaaatgctcaacatcactcaggatcagggaaatgcaaatcaaaaacacaatgagatagaATGTCACattggtcagaatggctaaatttaacaaatcaggaaatgacagatgttggtgaggatgcagagaaaggggaaccctcttacactgttggtgggaatgcaaagtggtacagccactctggaaaacagtatggaggttcctcaataagttaaaaatagagctaccttacgacccagcaattgcactactaggtatttatccaacggatacaaacatagtgatttgaaggggcacctgcacccatgttcatagcagcaatgtccacaatagccaaactatggaaagagcccagatgtccatcaacagatgaatggataaagaaggtgtgggtatatatatataaaagagtgaaagacaattatcatatgatttcactcatacatggaatttaagaaacaaaacagaggagcataggggaagagagggaaaaataaaacaagacgaaatcagacagggaggggtgcctgggtggctcagtcgttaagcgtctgccttcagctcaggtcatgagccccgcattgggctccctgctctgccgggggcttgcttctccctctcccactccccctgcttgtgttccctctctcgctgtgtctctctctgtcaaataaattttttaaaaaatcagacagggagacaaaccataagagactcttaatcatagtaaagaaactgagggttgctggaggggagggggtgaggggatggggtaactgggtgatgggcattaaggagggcatgtgtggtgatgagcactgggtgttatataagactgacgaatcactgacctctacctctgaaactaataaaacactacatgttaaaaaaaaaaaatgcagaaaatgcaaatctgagAGATGATTTGTCCCCAGCCACTCTGCCCTGAAGTGTGAAGCAGGAATCCATTACAATCTGCATGTGTGTGCAGTTGGTGATCAGGAATGCATCCCTCTCAGGTGCCTGCAGAGAGAAGTGTGGTCCTGACTGGGAGGGAAAAGCTGTCATTAGAAGGAATAGACACCTTTCAGGAAAGAGGGCAGGTGCAGCCCCAGGCACACACCCCTCTCACACAGCCAGAGAGAACCATTGACTCCAGAGAAGTTACAGAGACACTTTGTCACATCAACACGGACAATGAGACCCTTGGgttccatttcattattttagaattattGGTCTTAATGACTAATGCTACCTAACATGTCCTTTTCCAGAGCCTGTGACTATGTTCCCTTACCCAGCAAAAGGGACTGCATGCAGATGAGATGCAATTAAGGATCTGAAACAGAATTACCCCGGATCATCCAGATGGGCCTGATATAATTGCAAGTGTCCTTCTAAAAGGGGACAGGAAGGGTCAGACACAGAGAAAAGTAGGGGATGTGACAATGGAAGGAGGCATCGGAGTAACTGAGCCAGGAACCTTGTGCCAAGGAATGCGTGCtgcctctggaagctgggaaaGCAGAagacagattctcccctggatCCTCCGAAGGACGCGGCCCTGCTCACACCTTGACTCTCACCTGGTGACTCTGATTTTTTCTTCCGGCCTCCAGCATAGAGGAGGATAGATGTGTGTGGCTTTAAGTCACTAGGTTTAtgtgctttgttacagcagccctagaaaactgaCCCGTGAAACGGCATCCTGTCATTCTGTGTGATT of the Halichoerus grypus chromosome 1, mHalGry1.hap1.1, whole genome shotgun sequence genome contains:
- the LOC118533664 gene encoding olfactory receptor 10H3-like, with translation MVSEFILVGFSNFPQHLLPVFFLLFLLMYLFTLLGNLLIMATVRSQRSLHTPMYLFLCALSISEILYTLTITPRLLTDLLSTCRSITFVACASQMFFSFTFGFTHSFLLTVMGYDRYVAISHPLWYNVLMSTRTCAHLVFWSWAGGSIMGMMVTLIVFHLTFCGSNEIHHFGCHVLSLLKLACGKETSSVTLGVILVCVTALMGCLFLIILSYVFIVAAILRIPSAEGRHKTFSTCVSHLTVVIVHYSFASIIYLKPKGPHSMDSNTLMATTYTIFTPFLSPIIFSLRNKELKNAIKKSFQRKFSPLSS